Proteins encoded by one window of Superficieibacter sp. HKU1:
- a CDS encoding Hok/Gef family protein has product MPKRNLLYGLMVMCFTVLVFTWMVRDTLCELHLKRGNTEFAAILACEVKR; this is encoded by the coding sequence ATGCCGAAACGTAATCTGCTGTATGGATTAATGGTGATGTGCTTCACCGTTCTGGTATTTACCTGGATGGTGCGCGACACGCTGTGTGAGCTGCACCTGAAGCGGGGAAATACAGAGTTCGCGGCGATTTTGGCCTGTGAAGTGAAACGTTAA
- the aroD gene encoding type I 3-dehydroquinate dehydratase translates to MDKSVSVKNITFREGETRICVPLIGKSLEELQQRAQALTDAGADIIEWRVDHYADVASPERVMQALQAIHQILAPIPLIFTFRSKKEGGESELPDEAYFALNHLAASSGLVDIIDIELFNDETRIRKAVDAAHAAGVNVIMSSHDFVKTPAKEEIIHRLCRMQDLGADLPKIAVMPQCAEDVLRLLEATLTMNQQHATRPVITMSMGKMGGVSRVTGGLFGSAMTFGTAGQVSAPGQIDIGTLREIMSILS, encoded by the coding sequence ATGGATAAATCGGTTAGCGTTAAAAATATTACCTTTCGCGAAGGAGAAACGCGTATTTGCGTCCCCCTGATAGGCAAATCTCTGGAAGAACTACAGCAGCGAGCGCAGGCTCTGACCGACGCGGGTGCCGATATTATTGAATGGCGCGTCGATCACTATGCCGATGTTGCCAGCCCGGAGCGGGTGATGCAGGCGCTACAGGCTATTCACCAGATATTAGCCCCGATACCGCTCATCTTTACGTTTCGCAGCAAAAAAGAAGGCGGAGAAAGCGAACTGCCCGATGAGGCCTACTTCGCTCTGAATCACCTGGCAGCGAGCAGTGGCCTGGTAGATATTATTGATATCGAACTGTTTAATGACGAGACGCGTATTCGGAAGGCCGTTGATGCGGCGCATGCGGCAGGGGTTAACGTCATTATGAGCAGCCATGACTTTGTGAAAACGCCAGCCAAAGAAGAGATTATCCACCGCCTGTGCCGGATGCAGGATCTGGGTGCCGACCTGCCTAAAATCGCCGTTATGCCGCAGTGTGCTGAAGACGTACTGCGACTGCTGGAAGCGACATTAACCATGAATCAACAGCATGCCACGCGCCCTGTCATCACCATGTCGATGGGTAAAATGGGCGGTGTCAGCCGGGTAACTGGTGGCCTCTTTGGTTCTGCAATGACCTTTGGTACCGCGGGTCAGGTCTCTGCGCCCGGGCAGATTGACATCGGTACTCTGCGTGAAATAATGTCGATTCTCTCGTGA
- a CDS encoding Hok/Gef family protein: MPKRNLLYGLMVVCFTMLIFTWIVRDTLCELHLKRGNTELTVMLACEVKR, translated from the coding sequence ATGCCGAAACGTAATCTGCTGTATGGATTAATGGTGGTATGTTTCACCATGCTGATATTCACCTGGATAGTGCGCGACACGCTGTGTGAGCTGCACCTGAAACGGGGAAATACAGAGTTGACGGTGATGTTGGCCTGTGAAGTTAAACGTTAA
- the leuD gene encoding 3-isopropylmalate dehydratase small subunit has translation MAEKFTQHTGLVVPLDAANVDTDAIIPKQFLQKVTRTGFGAHLFNDWRFLDEHGQQPNPEFVLNFPEYKGASILLARENFGCGSSREHAPWALTDYGFRVVIAPSFADIFYGNSFNNQLLPVTLSDEQVDELFTLVQANPGITFEVDLEAQVVKAGDKTYGFTLDAFRRHCMLNGLDSIGLTLQHDNAIAAYENKQPAFMG, from the coding sequence ATGGCAGAAAAATTTACGCAGCATACTGGCCTGGTGGTTCCGCTGGATGCCGCAAACGTCGATACCGACGCCATTATCCCAAAACAGTTTTTACAGAAGGTGACCCGTACCGGTTTTGGCGCGCACCTGTTTAACGACTGGCGTTTCCTGGACGAACATGGTCAACAGCCCAACCCGGAATTCGTGCTGAACTTCCCGGAATATAAAGGCGCGTCGATTCTGCTGGCGCGGGAAAACTTCGGCTGCGGCTCGTCGCGCGAGCACGCACCGTGGGCGCTGACCGATTACGGCTTCAGGGTTGTCATTGCTCCGAGCTTTGCCGACATTTTTTATGGCAATAGTTTCAACAACCAGCTGCTGCCGGTCACGCTCAGCGATGAACAGGTCGACGAACTGTTTACGCTGGTGCAGGCGAATCCGGGGATAACCTTCGAGGTGGATCTGGAAGCGCAGGTAGTGAAGGCGGGGGATAAAACCTACGGCTTTACTCTCGATGCATTTCGTCGCCACTGCATGCTGAACGGTCTGGACAGCATCGGTCTGACGCTGCAGCACGATAACGCCATTGCCGCCTATGAAAATAAGCAGCCTGCGTTTATGGGGTAA
- the leuC gene encoding 3-isopropylmalate dehydratase large subunit, whose product MAKTLYEKLFDAHVVYEAPDETPLLYIDRHLVHEVTSPQAFDGLRAHGRPVRQPGKTFATMDHNVSTQTKDINASGEMARIQMQELIKNCKEFGVELYDLNHPYQGIVHVMGPEQGVTLPGMTIVCGDSHTATHGAFGALAFGIGTSEVEHVLATQTLKQGRAKTMKIEVQGTAAPGITAKDIVLAIIGKTGSAGGTGHVVEFCGDAIRALSMEGRMTLCNMAIEMGAKAGLVAPDETTFNYVRGRLHAPKGKDFDDAVAYWKTLNTDDGAHFDSVVTLQAEEIAPQVTWGTNPGQVISVNEIIPDPASFSDPVERASAEKALAYMGLKPGIPLTDVAIDKVFIGSCTNSRIEDLRAAAEIARGRKVAPGVQALVVPGSGPVKAQAEAEGLDKIFIDAGFEWRLPGCSMCLAMNNDRLNPGERCASTSNRNFEGRQGRGGRTHLVSPAMAAAAAISGHFADIRSIK is encoded by the coding sequence ATGGCTAAGACGCTCTATGAAAAATTGTTTGACGCCCACGTGGTGTATGAAGCGCCAGACGAAACCCCGCTGCTGTATATTGACCGTCATCTGGTCCATGAAGTGACCTCGCCGCAGGCGTTTGACGGCCTGCGTGCGCATGGTCGTCCGGTGCGTCAGCCGGGTAAAACCTTTGCGACGATGGACCACAACGTCTCGACGCAAACCAAAGACATTAACGCTTCGGGCGAAATGGCCCGTATCCAGATGCAGGAGCTGATCAAAAACTGCAAGGAGTTTGGCGTTGAGCTGTACGATCTCAATCACCCTTATCAGGGCATTGTTCACGTCATGGGACCGGAACAGGGCGTAACGCTGCCGGGGATGACTATTGTCTGCGGCGACTCGCACACTGCGACTCACGGCGCATTTGGCGCGCTGGCTTTTGGCATTGGCACGTCAGAAGTGGAACACGTACTGGCAACGCAGACCCTGAAACAGGGCCGCGCAAAAACCATGAAAATTGAGGTTCAGGGCACCGCCGCGCCGGGCATTACCGCCAAAGACATCGTGCTGGCGATCATTGGCAAAACCGGCAGCGCGGGTGGCACCGGCCACGTGGTCGAATTCTGTGGCGATGCTATTCGCGCCCTGAGCATGGAAGGTCGGATGACCCTGTGCAATATGGCAATTGAGATGGGGGCCAAAGCGGGCCTGGTCGCGCCGGATGAGACCACCTTTAATTATGTCAGAGGGCGCCTGCATGCGCCGAAAGGTAAGGATTTTGACGACGCGGTAGCGTACTGGAAAACCCTGAACACCGATGACGGCGCGCATTTTGACAGCGTCGTTACGTTGCAGGCAGAAGAAATTGCGCCGCAGGTGACCTGGGGCACCAACCCCGGCCAGGTGATCTCCGTTAACGAGATCATTCCCGATCCCGCCTCCTTTAGCGATCCGGTTGAACGCGCCAGCGCCGAAAAAGCACTGGCCTATATGGGACTGAAACCGGGCATACCGTTGACTGACGTGGCGATCGATAAAGTGTTTATTGGATCCTGTACCAACTCGCGTATCGAAGATCTGCGCGCGGCGGCGGAAATCGCCCGCGGTCGTAAGGTGGCTCCTGGCGTTCAGGCGCTGGTGGTGCCGGGTTCTGGCCCGGTGAAAGCGCAGGCGGAAGCGGAAGGCCTGGACAAGATTTTCATCGACGCCGGTTTTGAATGGCGTCTGCCCGGCTGCTCCATGTGCCTGGCGATGAACAACGACCGCCTGAACCCCGGCGAGCGTTGCGCGTCCACCAGCAACCGTAACTTCGAAGGTCGTCAGGGTCGCGGCGGACGTACCCATCTGGTTAGTCCGGCAATGGCCGCCGCAGCAGCCATTTCCGGCCATTTTGCCGATATTCGCAGCATCAAATAA
- the leuB gene encoding 3-isopropylmalate dehydrogenase has translation MSKNYHIAVLPGDGIGPEVMAQALKVLDAIRNRFNLRITTSHYDVGGIAIDRHGNPLPQATVAGCEQADAVLFGSVGGPQWEHLPPAQQPERGALLPLRKHFKLFSNLRPAKLYQGLEAFCPLRADIAANGFDILCVRELTGGIYFGQPKGREGSGQHEKAFDTEVYHRFEIERIARIAFESARKRRHKVTSIDKANVLQSSILWREIVNEIAGDYPDVELAHMYIDNATMQLIKDPSQFDVLLCSNLFGDILSDECAMITGSMGMLPSASLNEEGFGLYEPAGGSAPDIAGKNIANPIAQILSLALLLRYSLDADDAASAIEHAINRALEEGIRTGDLAHGAAAVGTDEMGDVIARYVAEGV, from the coding sequence ATGTCGAAGAACTACCATATTGCCGTTTTGCCGGGTGATGGCATTGGCCCGGAAGTGATGGCGCAAGCCCTGAAAGTACTGGATGCGATCCGCAACCGTTTTAACCTGCGCATTACCACCAGCCACTATGATGTTGGCGGTATTGCGATTGACCGTCACGGCAACCCGCTGCCGCAGGCCACCGTCGCCGGTTGCGAGCAGGCCGACGCGGTATTATTCGGCTCCGTTGGCGGCCCGCAATGGGAACATTTGCCGCCTGCGCAGCAGCCGGAGCGTGGCGCACTGCTGCCGCTGCGTAAGCATTTCAAACTGTTCAGCAACCTGCGCCCGGCTAAGCTGTATCAGGGACTGGAGGCGTTCTGTCCGCTGCGCGCAGACATCGCTGCCAACGGATTTGATATTCTGTGCGTGCGCGAACTGACTGGCGGTATCTACTTCGGTCAGCCGAAAGGGCGCGAAGGCAGCGGCCAGCATGAAAAAGCGTTTGATACCGAGGTTTATCACCGCTTCGAAATCGAACGTATTGCGCGGATTGCGTTTGAGTCTGCCCGCAAGCGCCGCCATAAAGTCACCTCAATCGATAAAGCCAACGTATTGCAGTCATCTATTCTGTGGCGCGAGATCGTTAATGAAATCGCGGGCGACTATCCGGACGTTGAACTGGCGCACATGTACATCGACAACGCGACCATGCAGCTGATTAAAGATCCGTCTCAGTTTGACGTACTGCTGTGCTCAAACCTGTTTGGCGACATTCTGTCCGACGAATGCGCGATGATCACCGGCTCCATGGGGATGTTGCCCTCTGCCAGTCTGAATGAAGAAGGCTTTGGCCTGTATGAACCGGCGGGCGGCTCCGCGCCGGATATCGCCGGAAAAAATATCGCGAATCCCATCGCGCAGATCCTGTCGCTGGCGCTGCTGCTGCGCTACAGCCTGGACGCCGACGATGCGGCAAGCGCGATTGAACATGCGATTAATCGCGCGCTGGAAGAAGGCATCCGTACCGGGGATTTAGCCCACGGCGCGGCGGCTGTCGGTACTGATGAAATGGGTGACGTCATCGCCCGCTATGTGGCTGAAGGGGTGTGA
- the leuA gene encoding 2-isopropylmalate synthase: MSQQVIIFDTTLRDGEQALQASLSVKEKLQIALALERMGVDVMEVGFPVSSPGDFESVQTIARQVKNSRVCALARCVEKDIDVAAESLRVAEAFRIHTFIATSPMHIATKLRSTLDEVIERAVYMVKRARNYTDDVEFSCEDAGRTPIADLARVVEAAIDAGAKTINIPDTVGYTMPFEFGGIIQGLYERVPNIDKAIISVHTHDDLGLGVGNALAAVHAGARQVEGAMNGIGERAGNCSLEEVIMAIKVRQDILNVQTRINHQEIWRTSQMVSQICNMPIPANKAIVGTGAFAHSSGIHQDGVLKNRSNYEIMTPESIGLNQVQLNLTSRSGRAAVKHRMDEMGYQESDYSLDNLYDAFLKLADKKGQVFDYDLEALAFINKQQEEPEHFRLDFFSVQSGSADIATAAVKLGCGDEIKAEAANGNGPVDAVYQAINRITGYDIELVKYSLTAKGHGKDALGQVDIVANYNGRRFHGVGLTTDIIESSAKAMVHVLNNIWRAAEVEKELQRKAQNKENNKETV; the protein is encoded by the coding sequence ATGAGCCAGCAAGTCATTATTTTCGATACCACCTTACGCGACGGTGAACAGGCGTTACAGGCAAGTCTGAGTGTGAAAGAGAAATTACAGATTGCACTGGCCCTCGAGCGTATGGGCGTTGACGTAATGGAAGTCGGCTTTCCGGTCTCCTCGCCCGGCGATTTTGAATCAGTGCAAACCATTGCACGTCAGGTCAAAAATAGCCGCGTTTGTGCGCTGGCACGTTGTGTAGAGAAAGATATTGACGTGGCAGCTGAGTCGTTGAGGGTTGCAGAAGCATTTCGGATCCATACTTTTATTGCGACCTCGCCGATGCATATCGCCACCAAGCTGCGCAGCACCCTGGATGAGGTGATTGAACGCGCAGTGTATATGGTGAAACGCGCACGCAATTACACTGACGACGTCGAATTCTCCTGTGAGGATGCAGGCCGCACGCCGATTGCCGATCTGGCCCGCGTTGTGGAAGCGGCGATCGACGCTGGGGCGAAGACTATCAATATTCCCGATACCGTCGGCTACACCATGCCGTTTGAATTTGGCGGCATTATTCAGGGTCTGTACGAGCGCGTGCCAAATATCGACAAAGCGATCATCTCCGTTCATACCCATGACGATCTGGGTCTGGGCGTCGGCAACGCGCTGGCGGCGGTGCATGCCGGGGCGCGTCAGGTTGAAGGCGCAATGAACGGCATCGGCGAGCGCGCAGGCAACTGCTCGCTGGAAGAAGTGATCATGGCGATTAAAGTTCGCCAGGACATTCTGAACGTACAGACGCGTATCAACCACCAGGAAATCTGGCGCACCAGCCAGATGGTCAGCCAAATCTGCAATATGCCAATCCCGGCGAATAAAGCCATTGTTGGCACCGGTGCCTTCGCCCACTCCTCTGGTATTCACCAGGACGGCGTGCTGAAAAACCGTTCTAATTACGAAATCATGACCCCGGAATCGATTGGCCTGAACCAGGTACAGCTGAACCTGACCTCCCGCTCGGGCCGTGCCGCCGTTAAACACCGGATGGATGAGATGGGCTATCAGGAAAGCGATTACAGCCTGGATAACCTGTACGACGCCTTCCTGAAGCTGGCGGATAAAAAAGGTCAGGTCTTTGACTACGATCTGGAAGCGCTGGCCTTCATTAATAAACAGCAGGAAGAGCCGGAACATTTCCGTCTGGACTTCTTTAGCGTCCAGTCCGGCTCGGCGGATATTGCCACCGCCGCCGTGAAATTAGGCTGTGGCGACGAGATCAAGGCTGAAGCGGCCAATGGCAACGGCCCGGTAGATGCCGTTTATCAGGCGATTAACCGTATTACCGGTTATGACATTGAACTGGTGAAATATAGCCTGACCGCGAAAGGCCACGGCAAAGATGCCCTGGGCCAGGTGGATATCGTGGCTAACTATAACGGCCGTCGGTTCCACGGCGTCGGTCTGACTACCGATATCATTGAATCCTCCGCCAAAGCGATGGTACACGTCCTGAACAACATCTGGCGTGCCGCCGAAGTGGAAAAAGAGTTACAGCGTAAAGCGCAAAATAAAGAGAACAACAAGGAAACTGTGTAA